A segment of the Asterias amurensis chromosome 11, ASM3211899v1 genome:
ATGAATTACACCTATGCTACTTAATGGATCCAAGCTGGATCGACCACTTATTTTTCATTCACCCACCAGCACTATAGTCGTAAAAGatgaaaaaaacataacaaaaacatttttatctCAAACTCTAATATCGATCTGCACGTGTGTAGATAATAACAGTCAACTTTTTAAGCTCTTTTTCCTATAaattgataaatgaaaaaatagaCTTGGTTGATTGCAAGCTGCTCACCAATTAAAATGACCTgtaatggtataaatgcaaaaaaagatGGTTGCCTGAAGTTTTGACCCTTAgctagcaaagtctttctcgaatgctaaataacaacacaacaaaacaaacatgcctGAGGTAACAATAGCAGTCATGTGGGAAGAAATTAAAAGATAATTTTATAAAGAATTACCCCAGCACAAAGACTAGTTTAGTTATCCCCTGTAGGAGAGGACTAGCTCCTGCTTGTCACTTTCAGCACTCGATCGAATACTCACCAACATTACTATTAGTAATGTTGATTACAGATTTTTCCTCACCATATTTGAGTTCTTcgtttaattattatttgttcttTTACTTCATTTGTTCTTTTACTGTCATTTAATAAATAGAAAGTTATCAATAATACGGTATTATTCTTTCTTGTTGTAGTTTTTGGTTGCCAAGGATTTGTTTTCTCGCGCAGGGAAATAACTTTACATAAAATCAAGTATCAACAAATGCAGTGCGGCAAAATTTCAGTCTGTTTGCTTTGTTTAAGCAAGCATCTTGAttgccctggttttggccttgtttggtgccccttcaaaagtttcccataaacTTTCAGACTTTGCTGTGGACTCATGGAACCTGCCCTTTGCAAACTGAaagtggataactttccgtatggcgccaccactttttcactcatttttacaaaaagggatatgtcaatcaggtaaattagatactatattattttatttcgaatgaaaaagtggtggcgccatacggaaacttttccctgaAAGTTATCTCCCTGTCAAATCTTTTTTTCACTactaatttatttttatctCATAACAATTGTATCAGAGTCCACAAATTAAAATGGCGGCACTTCTCTTGTTCGGCTTTGTTGGTTTAAATTTATTACTTTTATATAGGAATTTACGCTTTCCAATCGCCAATGTTTGACTTCAACTTTATGCCAATCTTCATCCACTTACTAAGCTAAAAAGCCAAGAGGTTTTGATTTGACTTTGCTTACCTTTTTGAGGAAGAAAATAATGCAACTACAATGTCCAGAGGAtgacacagtcatgacagtccATAAGATCCAACACGCGCATAAAATTTCACACCACACCAACAAAATAATAGCTTAGACACGTGCAGTTCATGTACAGTTATTTTAGTCAAAAATATATTCTACCGAGCAGTTGATGAAAACCGCAGACAAAATTTGCGTAAAATGGGCGTGGCATCAATGTTATTCATGGTCCCCTCCCATCATCCATCAGCTTCAAGAACTCCGATATGATGAAAACAATTGATATTTATTATggctaaaaaaacacaatgtttaatattatataatttttttagagCCATCCATTATTTTCAATCTTTCAAATATATAAATGTAGCAGGTTTATGGGTTTCCAAAAAGAAAAGCAGCAGCCGCTCCTCTCTAAAAATGTTGCTCTCTTTACATTCTTATCACTAAAATCATCAACAGAGCCAATAAATTAGTAAATTGTTAAGGTTAATGCAcaatcatggaggtataattAAATCCCATCAATCACTTTCTAGCTAATTATTGACAATagcttgccccccccccaaaaaaaaaaaccttgcagtACCGCCCACCTCTTCACAACTgcccacaagagggcgctttaAAGGGCGATAAATTCCAACCAACGAAGgctaaatataaataaaagcatgctaaaaatacttcaaactataatctcagcctcttgaaaccTTACCAAATATATTTTCAGACAACTAAACATCAGATTTCTTTTCACTCTTTGGCAGGTCAGCCATTGGCAACTTTTGTTAACACCGCCCTTTTTGTCCCTAATTGCTGCCAGATTTCATAAAGCCTCCTCCACTTCCAAATAGGGCCTTCATTTATAAAGTCAACTTAAAAGTTGAAAGTGAAGCACAAAACTTCCAGAATGTGATTAAAAAGAATTAGAGTCCATAGGggtgaataataataatggtgcaCCCTGAAATTTCACACAAAATTTGTGTGAAAGCAAATACTATATGGAGGTTTTtgtcccacatctaaaactggaaACTTCCTCCATAAAAGTAATAAATGACAGTGCTATGCCTTTATTTATGCTATAAATACTTTATTACAATTCTCAGTTTGTccataaatacaaacaatatttatacaaaaatagttatttagaaacaaattaacaaaaaaagaggaagacagtttgaacaaaaacataacaaaatattggcaaaaattgtaataaaattATAGATTAATTAAACAATTCATTTGCTTATTTATCAACAATCTTCGCTTTTTAAGGTGCAACCAATTCATCTAAATTATACATATTTCTGATGAGTTATGTTTAatataacatttctttttagaaataataatttgtacatGATTTTAAAAGTGCCAAAAAATCATTAATCAGGTccgatgtttcaaccctagagATTCTATTTTGAAAACTATTGTTAACTCTGACAAATCATTCAAATTGACTTTTGCTATATTGTAGTTTTTGTAGCGAGTTGTTGGCGGAGTGGGTCTACTTCacaggactcaagctctggtgttgtcagcagcagagtgggGTTCGAAACCGAGTCATGAAACTTTTGCCCTTGAGAAAAGCACTTAACCAGAATGTCTTCGTAAAAAGTTGTGAAGgtagacctaccaagtctcacgcattaggcatgagactcacgcatttgggctctgtctcacgttcacacgcacagcaaccattttctcacgcattggggccaaactgggaaaaaaaaaaaaaattattgtcatgcattgccaaatcgcgctagtgtgtaaaaaaaaaaccgcaatctacaatgtttgcacaatcttcagattgcacgcagtttatcagaatcatcatttttttgtacaaacctTGTACAAACAGGGGGGGGTTGTgctttgaaaaatgtcacgcatagctggcctctggacttggcatctctgtgaAGGTAATGCGTTATGCTCTACCAGCAAAGCACCTATGACTGAatgaaataatgaaaacttTGTATGATCCTGAATTTAGCTGCACCAATTAATTGACCTGCTACATATTTTTAGTGAGAGCCAACCAAGTAAAACTGtaattaatacaaataaaaccACTTAAAAACAAGCAATACATAAATTAGATAAACATAAGAATTTAAATGTTTGTCTCTAATTATAAACTTTTTGTTATGTACACTACAGTGATATTACTGTATAAAGAgtcaaattaatttgttgtgACCCTTTCAATGCTTCCCTTGAACAAAATGTAAGACCAGAAGTAAATGAATAAAGCAGGGGAGAAACAACAGCTATACTGACTCACGCTTTGGAACTTTTTTACAAACAGCATAATTTGGTTATTTCATATGAGCTGATTGTAAAGTCATTATATACATGCTTCACCAATTTGtttaaccctctagtccctgcaccgccagAGTTTGCTGAAAAGGTAACTAGTTTTCAAGATTTTTGCAGTTAATTACTAGAATCGTGGTTcgagttttaaaataatattatttatgcAAAATTTGTGGCCTTCTTGttaaaatttgttcaggattAATAAGCCCCTCCAGGGAACAATAAGTTAGTGCATCTCGTTAACGGCTTTCAGTAATTTGTATGGCGATTATTTTTTCTAGAAggttaaaatgaacacaatagcttttcaaggcttcttctggctcaatgctcatactgattaattGCTGAGGCATTAGTTGTGCGCAATATCGGCATAATGAAAGACAATGTCATTTGTGTTGGGTAAGAGCTGGattatttcatttttacaaGTCAATTGTGAAGGGGAAGTTAATAATGATCAAACAATTAgttggattgattgattgaggcATTAAATGTGTGCAATATCGGCATAATGAAAGACAATGTCATTTGTGTTGGGTAAGAGCTGGattatttcatttttacaagtcaactgtgaaggggaaATTAATAATGATCAAACAATTAGATGGATTGATCGATGCGTTCGGATGAatatcaaattttattttgatgttactttttttctcagacacaagctagcgaggtttcctcctaccgcatAACACAGTGAAGCGCTTTAGGCAGTTGGGCGGTTTAGTGGCTAAAAGGTTAAGACCCCAAATaactgtatttaaaataaaattaagttaAATTGCATAGTTTAATTTAAGactttttaaatactttttaaagATCAGCAGAAACCTTGATTATTTAAAATAGGAACACAAAAGTGATTGAGGATAAAAAGGGAGAAATGACAAATTAAAAGCTTTTTAAAACCTATTTAATGCTAGCCTGCAGTGGCTTGAACATGTTGTAGCCACATCCTTCGCAATTCGGCTTCTCAGCTGCAAGTAAGGATGATCAGCCTTCCAAATTTAGTATTGTTATTTCCAGTAGATACAAATTGTCATTGTTTCGGACAGGATCGACAAATGTAATAAattgacaattttaaaaatagttacTTGAAGTctgacccttgcagagtctttctcaaatgctAAAGGACCAAATAAAATTCATCAACTTTGGAGGACTGAGATGAGTTGAAATTCTAGAGAGATGTTACGCAATAAAAATGGAGCATCGGCAACGAAGTAAACATCAGAGGTATGTTCAGCACTATGGTCCCAAGCCTGGTTGACCTTGTGCAATGCTACAACTGCTGACCGCCAGATATCTGCATTTGAAAATGAAGAGAGAAAaaggaaaataatgaaagaaggaGGTAAAGTAACTgaacacctttgataattgtcaaagaccagtattcgctCTTGATGCATCCAagcatatgcatcaaataacaaacatgtgaaaatttgggctcaatgggtcatcaaatttgcacaggatTGTGTATTTGCAAaagaatgaaaagaaaaaacacccttgtagcatTACTTTGTTTTCTAATTCATAttaaacctctttctcaaaagctacagagGGGGgccatttctcgcaatgttttatactatcaacagctctccacgatgatagtagaaaacatcccttgaaatatttctgtttgaaatgtcatatttaatgagaaataaataatctaattcagtgagcgttttattcatttttgttttggcattgcTGCAGTGCAAAATTCTAAATCGTTTTTTCACTGTTggtcgtgacccagatggccgatcgatctcaaacttctacaggtttgtcagtttatgtatatggtggattacataaagtgcttacactgccaacaattgtttttgctagcaaagccaattctgttatgttcctttaaactgtaaCACAGCTCtctatgttaaaaaaaacccaaaacattttCTTCCCCAAACTGACCTGATGTTTCTGCCATGATGTCACACACCTCAGAGTAATCACCATATctaatgaataattcatgaggGTCATGACCTCTAGGGTATTTCGATAGAACAGGTTCCCTTCTCACTGGTTCAGTTTTTCGAGACGATGAGGAGTAAACTTTCAGAGAAGAGAAACCTTGCCATTGGAGATTGTATTGAAATCGCAACAAACCCTGGAGAAACAAAGAATCTTCATAAGACCGAATCAAAAATAATGCTCCCTTTAAGTTTAAAATCTCGAGGTGAGACAACTAATTAAACAAGTTTCAAATTGCTTTGCATAAAAatagtcttaaaaaaaaaaaaagtacaccaTCAATATGCAAATCTCTTGAGGATAAATCTTTTTTGTGTTCTGTTCTGCTTAGAGAGGAGCCCTttacaacccccccccaaaaaaacacaaaagaaagaaataaaaaaaacaaaagaaaaaccccCACACCctacaccccaacaaacaaacaaacaaacaaccaaaataTAATTTATTCACCTTAAAGTTGTAGCTTCTCAGAGTTGCTGCTTTTGTTTCATTCACTGCTAGGTACAGGCCACTGGTGTTAGTGACCATATACGACCCTGCAACAATGTTTGGCTTGACCGTGGGATAAAGGTCATCACTGGGTAGATCAAAGGTCATGTTGGTCACTTTCAGCATGGAGATAAGCTGCTGTAAGTCTTTCCTGGTGATATAAATTAAGAATTAGACCCTGGCTAGTTCAATAAGGTCCAAACTATCGCACAGTCGAACCAGCAGGGTTGCCGTTGTACTTATTTTACAAATCCTAAAATGGGTTTCACTCCTCTTGAAAACACCCTGGGCCCAACAATTTAATggaatttttctgtgcttatatCTACTCATAGCGTCACAAGCTTAGCAAGACactgtaagcacataattctatGCTAAGCAGcaccatgacattgggcccatccAGGGTGTTACATGTCAGAAGATCTCTAGAATATCGACCTCACCACTAGAGATTTGGCTGTTTTTCTTCAGTTAATGATTAGCTCACATCCTTCAAAACAATGTTTGAGGTAGAGGGAGGTTCATGAAAAAACTTCTGGGGTCTGAGTTTAGGTCAAATAATAaatcactgacaaaaaaaacatgaaattactGCTACAATTTCGTTGCTAGAATTACCCAATAGATGAGTTTTCCCATTCCAATGCAGAATTTAAGCTTCCTATAATAACTTATAAATGGCAGAAAACCGATCAAATTTTCCTGTTTAGTTTGCTTGAAACACAAGATTGTACATTGATTGCTTTATTAATGCCTTAAATTTTCTCCAGTAAAACCTACGATAGGTCCCAAGGCACGTGACAAATTTGACAAACTTACCTAACAGACTGTAAAGAAGAGGAAGCCATCGAGTACTTGTGGTTATTCAACAACAAAGCTGTCTTCTCTAGAACCATGATAACTGTTGTTACTGAAATTCAACagcaaaaaaatagtaaatggcctgacgtttcaaccctagcagagtcgttcttggaggctaaatgacaacacatgAACAGGTATCTAAGTGTAATGAGcggtgaagtggaaatacatgaattgagttagaaagcacacagaaaaaaaagcaaggggtaaacaatgattatcagttttgtttttttaaatatttgtttattcatgTAAAGGGATGATAGATTTATGGCTTTGGGAAGAGACCAATTCATGACCTATTGCTCAACAAACACACCAGGAGGCATCGTCATCCAGTACCACTAGCTTTTACAGCAGCCAGAGGCGCCCTTGCCTGCCTGCGGCTCAACCACATTATAGTTGCATCCTTCAGCGTACAGCTGCAAGAAACGATGATTATCCTcccaaattataattattataatccCACCTGCGAAAATGTAACTTCCCCAGTGATTTGAATAGTCAAAGCATACCATTAAGCCCTGGAGTCCGTTGGTAGAATAACGCCTGGTTATAGAGACTAAACCAGCTGGCCGGTAAGGTCACTCCTGAGGGGTCATAGCTAATATTCTTCCATTTGGCCGACAGTGACAGGGTTCTGTGTAATGTGTCAAAGGTCCCATCAATGGGAAGAATTGGTGTCGCTtctgtattgaaaaaaaaacagaaggagAAATAGTAAGAATAATTATCCTGTAGGAAACTAACTCCCGTTTCAGACAGAAGCTCCAAAGTCGGGTCGAACCAAATTCTggattaagtacatgaaaagtttgacgtttgaaacagttaggagcggcTGGATGCGGTGGGTATgttgaaagatcgactgttgcagtcttTCTGAAccactctggagcgccttggtttcagacattgatcttgtcatgagccgagccaatgtaaTGTTATTTTAAGTTTACCTGTCTGAAACCCAAAACTTATTTGGGTTGACCTAGAGTTGCTCCTAATCTATATGGTTTGGCGGACTCTGCAGCGCCTGTCTAAAACGGGTGTGACCCTGTCAAACCTAACCTTGGTCAGGAGGTGGGTTGAAAGCTCTTGATCAATGTCAAAACTCCAACATGTGTCAGAAGCCGTAGTGTAAATTTTGATCCATTTGAGCATGCGCACTACAACCAagaatctttttaaaatgtgatttttttactGGCATGAAAAAATTGGGACTTATTGGGAAAGATGCTCATATAGAAACACTGGTGCGCATGTTTGCAGGGAAGTGACAGGGAGGTTGGGTCAATTGGAACAAGGTTGAGATATTTTTAAGCACGGTTGCTTTTGGGTTTGGGGAGATGCCCTAAAAGTTATCGTTGAGGCAGAAGTATAAGTATATGAGtgagaaagaaacaattttacCGACCAGAGTCTAGAGGAAGTAGAGAAACTGAAAGAGTTTACCTGGAAAGTCATTCATTGTTGGTAGAATGATAACGTCTGGAGAGGAGGGTAGACTGATGTAAAACTCCCACTGAGCTTCATAAGTATTCCTGCATTTGGGTTCAGAGAGGACAATGCATAATATGATATAGGACAGCCAGGGAAATATTGAAttgtaagggccttgtcacacgaggcaactttcaCAGGCAACTTGGAAGCAACCAattgcagtgcatgctacagtaccactttggtagcacaggaGTCATTTTTCAAATATCGTCTTACGACCCACAAGAACAATCAGCGAACATTAAAATAAGTatgccttttcttcttggagattgtcTGGAACTGGTTCCCCAtgaattgcctcgtgtgacatggctgTAAAAAATGCATTAAAAGTGTGTACATGAAATAACCTCCCCCTTGATCCCTTCCCATTCTTGaacatttgaagaagaaaaaaaagaagaaaaacaaaatgtctttgTTGAGCATCACTTTGGATCAGGCgggttggtctatgaaaagcgcttgaaaccgtttgttatgaaatcgatatggttagaaagacgttttaaaagtagaatacaatgatccacacaaacatgccttgaaattgcatggttttgctttaactttgcgaactaacacggtcggctgtTTTAtagagtcaaaaacttgactccacgaAATGGCGTACCGTGTTAGTTTACGACGTAtgaggaaaaccatgcaatttcgaggcatcttTGTGTGGATttttacattctacttttaaaacatctttctaaccatatgcatattataacacacggtttcaaacgcttttcataaaccaactcacccaatccaaggcaacaattcccacaatttttttcttagaATGAATTTTTACAGATGCTTCTGctgttgcaaaacaaaaagataTAAACTTTCCTCTATGCCAAAgagatttcacaaaatgcatGCAACATGCAAAAAATTGACATGTACATGGTTGATAGGTGTGAGATAATatggaggtttagctgcacgctACTCAAGCAAAAAATGTGAACGTGAACGTAAGAaaacttttttgtaaaaatcttatgtttttagcatacgtgaagttaccatttcTCACGTAAGGTATGTGTACAGgaagacgtcatacgtgagcatgaaataagcctaaagtggtgacgtcatctagaaacgacacaattttctgacgttaacgttcacgtttttgctagcttaacgtgcagctaaacctccttAGGTTCGGTAATTACTCGGTCATGAAACCATACAGAAATAACAACGTGCCTTTGTTGAGTCTGGAGATCCAGTCTAGGAAGGTAGCGCAGACTCTTCCCCCATCCGGCACACCCTCTGTTGTCAAACCCTGGAGATATCGACCCACACCACATCACACACGAACCTCGTTTGACGCAATCACTGCCAAATATACTGAGATTTCTCtgcagaacaaaaacacagcataacacattttgttttcattgataaaaacttcAACAATTAACTGTATAATTAGCGGTATAATGTGACCTACCTTCACCTCATCGTGCACTTTTCAGGCTATTCTTTTagtcacaattttgttttctttctttttctgagGGCCCAAAAACTCAGACTTAAGTAGTATATTAAATcgttaattatttttaattgtaattaTAAGTGAATTTAAATTAAATCGGTGTCGCAGTCAAGTCAACTTAAATTTTCATGGCTGaagatttgaaataaaacaataaaaattaaacactATATGGGTAAAGTTATGTAATCACACTCAAGTTTTATGTACCTGATACTCCACAGCATCTTCCAATGTTCCATAATAGTCCCACTCAGACATACCCGGTGGTGTTGGCTTTTCAATAAACGGCGCCCACCCAAAAGTACCGTTGAGCAGTCCACCCCACTCATCCCACAGTGTAGGGCTAGATGCAAAGTTCAGGTAGCTACCAATCCAAATAGGGGTGGACATGCCAGGAGGGAGGCTGAGGGGCATGGATAGTACAGCTGTGGAATGAAGGATGGCATCTTGAAACAATTCAATACAATCTCAACAATATGTGATAAACAATCTAAATGAGTCATTGGTCGGATATATCACTAttgcgactgtgccacgctcatcattttggtggtcaataggtttgtGTGTAAACGCCGTGTCgcctaaaaatgcgcacttcactgaataacgcacagtccgcattgcccaccagtatggcagTTCCAagattttctgatgatgacgtcaggtgaattgggtcaatagataAGCAAGCCAAAAAgggtgaaattttcaaaaatatttttgggggTAAATTTAAATTGCCAACTAtatcttattttgttttggcaAAATCGTTCCTGATAAATAACGTCAAAAGAGGTTATAATtagcattgaaagaaaaatgtGCCAATGCATGTTCAATAAACAACTCAACTTAAACCTCCTTATTCTCCGTTTCATTCtcttgtaaatttattttaaacacattcacTCATGTTACcttgaaattgttttgacaTAAGACCGCCACCAAAGATGAATATGATGGGATGGTTGCCGTGGTACAGGGTGACATCGGGTCCCAGACTAAAAACAGTATCAACCAAGTACTGAAGGTTGCTGTGGAATGCCTGTATCACCTTCACATAAAGACAACGataacaaaaaagtgttttattaGAGtgcattgtttaaaggcagtggacactattggtaattactcaaaataattattagcataaaacatttcttagtgacgagtaatggggagaggttgatggtataaaacattgtgagaaacggctccctctgaagtgccacagtttttgagaaagaagtagttttccacgaatttgatttcgagacctcagatttagaacttgaggtctcgaaatcaaccatctaaacgcacacaacttcgtgtgacaagggtgtttttttctttcaatattatcttgcaacttcgatgaccggttgagctcaaattttcacaggttagttattttatgcatatgttgagatacaccaactgtgaaggctagtctttgacaattaccaatagtgtccactgcctttaaatgtacatGAGTCTTAAATAGCTAGTACATTTCAATTTACTACTCTGTAGTGGCCTAAAAGTGGTCGGTACTGCAGTTATCATAGCGGCAAGAAAATGTAATGTGTAAATGTACTACTTAAAAGAAATCCAGGAAATGTTTTGTTAAGAAAAGGGATTTGCCTTAGGTCTCCAGTCACTTTGTAGCTATAACATACTCTGTCTAAGCCACTAAGGCTTTGATATAAAGGCTAGTTTGTGTCAGGCTTACTTCGATAGCAAAAACAAATGGAGATTTTGAGGGTGTTTAGAAACCATTATTTTATTTGCTTTTTAGATGCAAATTTCTTTCTGGAGGATTGGTAGGGGTATGAAATTTATtatcgtgtgctttcagattgaaactatacaatttttgttgacaattactaatacaGTACTTTGTGATATACAGCTACCCCCATCACACCTAACTCGTACTCACTACGTTCTGAAAAATGTAGTCTTGTTTCAAGATGAAAGCAATGTGCCTGGCGAGGAGAGAGCGAGTGGGGGATCACGATAGCTGAGTGATAGTGTGAataacaacgtcttgcaccaagactacatatTTCAGAACGTAATGAAAACCAGTTTGGTGTGATGGGGGTATAAAAAGGGAACTACAGCATCTCTAGAGGTATGGGGGAGATTCTCTTCATAGTTACCTCTTCACTGGAGTTTTTATTCAGTTCAGAGGTCAGCCAGTGATCACACCTAAACattcataacaaaaacataatAATCAAGATCTCATAGGATGATTACAGATTGgaaaatttacataaaatatcTTATATAATCCATaacaatgcaaaaacaaatgttCTAATTGTCTATAGCAAATAATCaagacaaaatcaaacatcttgAATGAAATTGGGTTTCACATAGCCTGAGGTTTACATGGCAAATTTTCGATTTGAACTATTAAACAAGTCACTTGGTCGTGCATCCCAccagagtgatttgcctgtggatttattctcacagaactcgggaaagtactgagcatacagtgctttatagacatcggtgtaagggtaaaaacaaaaattatatttttgtcCCGGTGCAACACTAACATCCATCAAATCATGCCTTCACAAATAAGACCATAATTCTTACCAGTTGATTCCGATAGAAAATCCGCCATGTTTCTTGACAAGTCCAAGAAGTTGTTGAAGACCCACATtgctggagtgagtcttgtacCCCTGAAAGAAGGACGAATACAATTTACATCTGAATTCAAATGACATTGTGAATGAAAGCAAATGACAGTAATTTCcaaaatttagattaagggataATTTATGTTCATCATGATGCTTATTTGGATTGCAGCAATCAAAAATAAGTACCAATGATGATTTGCTGTGTTATTTCCTCACTTTTGCAGTATTTCAAAAATAACGTGGATCACACCTCCTAAGATTGCATGTCTATCACTTGCATCATTTGGGGAGTCAATTCCTTTGTGCATAGTTTGGACTCCAGAATTGGCGGACAAGATAGGCGTGTGTAAGTAAACTGTGCCTTGCGCAAGGGGTCTATAAGGATTTGTTGCTGGTATGAACTAAATAATCAGTGAGTTTTTAGATGGACGTATGGTCATAgttttttttccgttttttttgGTCAACGTAATGGCTATCTAGAGGCAAAACTCACCTATAAAAGTGTCAGCTTCTGAGAAAACTGCAAAAAACTCTTAAACtgttttcacaaaaatgttgaattcatcctttttaaagaaggtggtgtggGTACCGACTAGCCGCAGCATTCACaaacggacaccaaccctcagaaatctgagaactGATTCACGCACTAATcctttctcagatttaaatattgtttttattgattttgaaTAAACCGGGGCATTTCAGcctcaaaataatgttattaCCATTACCATAATATAAACAAGGAGCCCTACTGAtagaaattacaaaaaaattgtcaagGTCAAT
Coding sequences within it:
- the LOC139943798 gene encoding uncharacterized protein isoform X4 — its product is MGLTSDLNPLYQEFLLLQAKTAGIDGFLLEWVRMFSKLEGYKTHSSNVGLQQLLGLVKKHGGFSIGINWCDHWLTSELNKNSSEEVIQAFHSNLQYLVDTVFSLGPDVTLYHGNHPIIFIFGGGLMSKQFQAVLSMPLSLPPGMSTPIWIGSYLNFASSPTLWDEWGGLLNGTFGWAPFIEKPTPPGMSEWDYYGTLEDAVEYQRNLSIFGSDCVKRGSCVMWCGSISPGFDNRGCAGWGKSLRYLPRLDLQTQQRNTYEAQWEFYISLPSSPDVIILPTMNDFPEATPILPIDGTFDTLHRTLSLSAKWKNISYDPSGVTLPASWFSLYNQALFYQRTPGLNVTTVIMVLEKTALLLNNHKYSMASSSLQSVRKDLQQLISMLKVTNMTFDLPSDDLYPTVKPNIVAGSYMVTNTSGLYLAVNETKAATLRSYNFKGLLRFQYNLQWQGFSSLKVYSSSSRKTEPVRREPVLSKYPRGHDPHELFIRYGDYSEVCDIMAETSDIWRSAVVALHKVNQAWDHSAEHTSDVYFVADAPFLLRNISLEFQLISVLQS